From one Larimichthys crocea isolate SSNF chromosome XVIII, L_crocea_2.0, whole genome shotgun sequence genomic stretch:
- the LOC104928804 gene encoding CASP8 and FADD-like apoptosis regulator, whose product MALQDQHEIQAINQIAESLDSGERRVIFYLCESFDTDNSVTCMKDMLKHKVTSHDTSDLFLTELMWQLRRYDILRKVFQTSREEVARILKYRHVLSRFRVLMANISEDMVNEDMNRAKFLLSSTLAREKLEKAKSFLDLIIELEKLDVVSPERVDFLEECLRNIDRIDLAKKVTAYKLQVGISEQHLPQTQRGRSPRPFSAPNGTYPLQPARRALSCHSESLPVPICREQSRQSQQELYKFNTNPRGVCVIIDCVGNDGDMLEQTFKALHFDVILHKWLSVEETLSAFREIVRQREVLERADGFVCCIISRGTESHLLGTDLYNRGLGLDNVRRLFTAEACPMLAGKPKLFFIQRYSIQEYQPCARTYHRDEDLETDGCDGLARCQFIPTDADVFWSHCWTDENELQQGDHHSIYLKALTDVLHKGQMRKTNLVDAHIEVNRAIFEHNKRNPGAMYHIDLKHTLRKDLYLQ is encoded by the exons ATGGCTCTTCAAGATCAACATGAAATCCAAGCGATTAATCAAATAGCAGAGTCTCTAGACAGCGGTGAACGCAGGGTGATCTTCTACCTGTGTGAAAGCTTTGACACGGACAACAGTGTGACCTGTATGAAGGATATGTTAAAACATAAGGTGACAAGTCATGACACAAGTGACCTGTTCCTAACAGAGTTGATGTGGCAACTGAGACGCTATGATATCCTGAGGAAGGTGTTTCAGACCAGCAGAGAAGAGGTGGCGAGGATTCTGAAATACAGGCATGTTCTCTCAAGATTCAG AGTATTGATGGCTAATATAAGTGAAGATATGGTCAATGAAGATATGAATCGTGCAAAATTCTTGTTAAGCAGCACATTAGCCCGTGAGAAGTTGGAAAAAGCAAAg AGTTTCCTGGATTTGATCATTGAACTTGAGAAGCTTGATGTAGTTTCTCCTGAAAGAGTTGACTTTTTAGAGGAATGTTTAAGAAACATTGACAGAATCGACCTTGCCAAAAAAGTGACGGCGTACAAGCTGCAAG ttgGAATATCTGAACAACATTTGCCTCAAACACAAAGGGGAAGATCTCCT CGTCCATTCAGTGCTCCAAATGGTACTTATCCTCTACAGCCAGCAAGACGAGCACTGTCCTGTCACAGTG AAAGCTTACCAGTGCCTATATGCAGAGAGCAGAGCCGCCAG AGTCAACAAGAATTGTACAAATTTAACACTAATCCCAGAGGAGTTTGTGTTATCATCGACTGCGTAGGTAATGATGGAG ACATGTTGGAACAGACCTTTAAGGCTCTTCACTTCGATGTGATCCTCCACAAGTGGCTAAGTGTGGAAGAAACTCTGTCAGCTTTCAGAGAGATAGTCAGACAGAGGGAGGTTCTTGAACGTGCCGATGGCTTCGTCTGTTGCATTATTAGCCGGGGTACGGAAAGTCATCTCCTGGGTACAGACTTGTACAACAGAGGTCTCGGCCTGGACAATGTCAGACGGCTTTTCACTGCTGAGGCATGCCCAATGCTTGCCGGCAAGCCCAAACTCTTCTTCATCCAGAGGTACAGCATCCAAGAGTATCAGCCCTGTGCCAGGACGTACCACCGGGATGAGGATCTAGAGACAGATGGGTGTGATGGGCTGGCCAGATGTCAATTCATCCCTACAGATGCAGACGTGTTCTGGAGTCACTGCTGGACGGATGAAAATGAACTTCAGCAAGGAGACCATCACTCCATTTACCTGAAGGCTCTGACAGACGTCTTACACAAAGGCCAAATGAG gaaaaCAAATCTTGTTGATGCTCATATTGAAGTGAATCGGGCCATCTTTGAGCATAACAAGAGAAATCCTGGAGCAATGTACCACATCGATCTGAAACATACTCTACGGAAAGATCTGTACTTACAATAG